GGCGTTATCAAGGCAAAGATTTCAAAATTACAGAAGGGGGAGTCTAAAAAAGTATATACGCCAACTACTGTTTGTGCAATCAGAGGAACAGAGTTCTTTGTAGCTGTTAGCGATAGTTCAAACTCACGGGTTAATATGGAAGAAGGATCTCTGGCATTGGCAAATCCGTATGGAGAAGTAAACGTACATGGCGATGAGCAGGCTACTGTTGAAGTAGCAAAAAAGCCGTTGCAGGATGATAACCCTAAAAATCCTGAGTTGTGGAAAAACACAGATGATAAAGAATTTTTCCTGGAGCCACAAAAATATGCAGAAAGCTATAATGAATATTTAGCTACGTTAGAGCAAAGAAGTTCAATGCAATCAGCTGAGATAGAAAAATTTAAACAATCATCGGTTAAGAAGGATTCTAAAAAATTAGAGAAAGATATGGATGAACTGGAAAAAAAAGTGGCTGTTATAGCGGATGATTATTTTTTAGGCGATTGTGCCAATGCGGCGGTGGATAATGTTTTGGAAATTTATAAAGAAAAGAAACAGGAAATTTTCGATAGTTTTAATAAAGTAAAAGAACAAGCAGATAGAGTTGTTCAACAACAAAAGGCTAATTATGAGGCAATAATGGCTATCAAGGAAGCTTATAGAAAAAGCTATGAAGAAATAAAAGGGAAGCATAAAGAAAGCGTTGAAAAAATTAAGGAAGAAATAAATAAAGTACAGGGCCAGTAAGTTACCGGTATGATAATAAAAAGTTTTTTGCGGACTGGACACCCTGTTCAAATCCTTCCAGAATTTTTTTGGGGTCACGGGTCAATCTGTCTACATTGAAATCATCTGGTGGATAGATAATATCTATTTTTTTATGTTTATGTTCCAGTTCATCAAGAATGGAATTATACATGAGGTACCTGTTTTCCAGTGCCTGAATAAGATAACGATATTTTGAATCCTTAAAGTAATTTTCAATAAGATATCTGATCCAGAATGATTCTTCTTTTTTTCTGTATCCTTTTTTTCTTGTTACAACAACAAGGATATCTTCTTCCTTGTAACCAAGGCTTAATGCTTTTTTATAAGGTATGGGATCAAGTAACCCTCCATCACATAATTTGCGATTGTTGTATTCTACAAATCCACGATATAATACAGGTATTGCGGCAGATGCTTTTAATGATGTTATAATATCATCTTTCATTGAATGAAGATATACTGTAGATGGAGGATTATTATCGCTATATTCAGTGGCAGTTATCAATACAGGGATAGAGTGTTTCAAGTATTGAAAATTCAATGTTTCTTTACCTTCAATGACTGTTGAAACCATCCAGTCTAAATTTAATATATGCTTTGTTGGTCGAAGTATATTTGATATTTTTATAAAACTTTCACTTAACAGGACCCCAAAAAAAGCATCACGTGCTAAATAAATTTGGTGTGCTGAGTATGCAACACCTGTTAAAGCACCAGCTGATGATCCTATGATTAAGCTAAAAGGAAAATATTCTCTGTCGGTGAATGCCTGAAGAACTCCTGTTAAAAATACTCCACGCATGCCACCACCTTCTAAGATGAGGACTTTCTTTGTAGGAAATGATTTTTTTTGACGGTGTTTTGATAAGTACCTAATAAATGCAGATACTATTAGCATAGAGGTATACTCCTGTTATAATGGGTTTTAGAATCAAATAGCATTTTAATGAACTAAGTAATAAAAAATATCGTTGTATACAAATTTGATTCTTTGATTAATTCAAAATAAAAACTATTAGCATATCTTCAAATGATTAAGGGACTGCAGCACTCATACGCAAATTATTAAAAAATACCGCATTTATAATGAATGTACTGTAACAAAAGTCAATAGGAAAATAATAGTATTGACATTGTGTTTTTTAAAATATACATTTAAACAGTATATGCTAATTTTTGCTACTTAAATAATTATTTGAGTAATAATTGTACACCTCTGATATTGGGAGGGTAGCATGGAAGCAATTATAGTACAGCATGGTGAAGCAGTAGAGGCATCGGTAAACCCTGAAAGACCATTATCAAAAAAGGGCCAGGAACAATGTATCAAATTAGCCCAATTTTTGAAAATCATTAGCTGGAAACCTGATATTATTATTCATAGTGGCATATTGAGGGCCTATGAAAGTGCGGCGATAGTAGCTGAAAAATTTCATTGTGAAGTAGCGGTCAATAAATTAATCAACCCCAAAGACAATCCTGATGCTATTATACAGTATTTATTGCTTGAAAAAAGAAATGTTATCGTGGTAACCCATAAACCATTTATTGATGTACTGATGGCACGAGTTCTTGCAACTTCTCAAACCGGGCTTATAACGATCACCAATGCGTCTCCCGTTTTTGTATCCAGTGATGGCGAAATGCTCTATTGCAAAGCGTATATTCCTGAAACAATGATAGATGCCATTATTCGTTCTTTTTCAAACCGGCAATCATAAGAATAATAATACCTATTATAGACCATACAAAGGTACGCAATCTCCGTACAATACCTATAGTAAGCCCTAAAGAAGGGTCATACCCTAATAGTGTAAGAGCTAACGAATACGATCCTTCACTGGTACCTAAATTTGCTGGCATAAAAAACATGACAGATGTTAAAAAAAGCCCAAATACATACAAAAATAGTGCATGGTAGATATTAAAGGGGATATTAAGGAAGTATACAATCAGATATATCTCCAATGTGCAGGAAATTGTCACTGCAAAATAATGAAGCAGTATAGAAATGATGAACTTATGTATATGCGATTTGCTGCTGAAAATATATTTAATTTCTTCATCCAATTCTTCAATTTTTTTCCGTCTTTCTTCTGTTATAAGCTTTTTACTAAAACGTGATGGTACTAATGAAATGATAAAATCCAGTAACCCTTCCCGTTGCTTTTGAATAATGATAGCAATCATAATCAGTGTCAGTAAAAAAAAGCTTAACGCAATAGCAGTAATATACGATGGCAATTTGAGAATGAATAAGCTCAATATAATACCTGTTAAAAACATTAATGCATTTGCCAGTGAATGCGCTGTTCTATCAAGCACTACAGAGGCTAATCCCACCTGCAGGGGGATGTGCTCTTTCATATACATTGCTTTTAATGGCTCCCCGGCAATAGAGCCAAAAGCATTGATAGAAGATGTTGAGTCGCCACCTATGCGGGCAAGTACAAGTAGTATAAACGTTTTGAAGGTAACAGGATGATTAATCAAAACCTTCCAGCCCAGGGTAAGAAAAATATGGCTGAATATAAATATGCTGACGATGATCCAGAATCCCCATCCAACAGCTATAATTTGTGATATTGTTTTTTGAAGACCAAAAGTTTTAAAAAGAAAAACAAGTATTAGTATTCCAATTAATAAAAAAATGTAACGAGCTTTTTTCATACGGTATCCAGAAAATTAAAATTGAATGGCCAGGACAGTAAAATCATCCACAAATTCTTTGTCAACATCCTGAGTAATAAGATTATCCTGGAGTCTTTGGATAAGAAAATCAGGTCCCTTTTCAATGGATTGCAGTGCAATTTCAATAAGTTTTTTTTCACCTGCATCCATGTTCCCGTTGCCTAATAGATCAAGAACTCCATCTGTAAACAGGACAACAAGGTCACCATCCTCAAAGAACAACGCTTTTTCTTCATATTTTGCATTGTTGGTAATGCCAAGGGCTACTCCTTTGGCATTCAGATGAATTGTCTCAAGTGTTTTTGAACGTATTAACAGTTGATTATTATGTCCTGCACTACCATAGGTTAAGAGTTTATTATGTGAATCAATGAGCATGTAAAATACGGTTACAAACATACCATATTCAGAATCTTCATAAATATATTTGTTGGCATGGGTAAGCAACTGGCCAGGCTGGTTGTTGATACGGGATTCTGCTCGTAATACGTTCCGTGCTGTACCCATAAATAGTGCTGCGGGGATGCCTTTGCCTGATATATCAGCAATAAGTAAACCAAATTTTTCATTATCAAACTGGAAAAGATCGTAAAAATCCCCACCAACTTCTTTTGCCGATTTATTAAATGCTGCTAAGCGGTGATTATTGATTGATTGAGGAATCTTTGGGAGTATTCTTTTCTGGATTTCTGATGCTATGT
Above is a genomic segment from Spirochaetota bacterium containing:
- a CDS encoding phosphoglycerate mutase family protein yields the protein MEAIIVQHGEAVEASVNPERPLSKKGQEQCIKLAQFLKIISWKPDIIIHSGILRAYESAAIVAEKFHCEVAVNKLINPKDNPDAIIQYLLLEKRNVIVVTHKPFIDVLMARVLATSQTGLITITNASPVFVSSDGEMLYCKAYIPETMIDAIIRSFSNRQS
- a CDS encoding lysylphosphatidylglycerol synthase transmembrane domain-containing protein translates to MKKARYIFLLIGILILVFLFKTFGLQKTISQIIAVGWGFWIIVSIFIFSHIFLTLGWKVLINHPVTFKTFILLVLARIGGDSTSSINAFGSIAGEPLKAMYMKEHIPLQVGLASVVLDRTAHSLANALMFLTGIILSLFILKLPSYITAIALSFFLLTLIMIAIIIQKQREGLLDFIISLVPSRFSKKLITEERRKKIEELDEEIKYIFSSKSHIHKFIISILLHYFAVTISCTLEIYLIVYFLNIPFNIYHALFLYVFGLFLTSVMFFMPANLGTSEGSYSLALTLLGYDPSLGLTIGIVRRLRTFVWSIIGIIILMIAGLKKNE
- a CDS encoding patatin family protein, which translates into the protein MLIVSAFIRYLSKHRQKKSFPTKKVLILEGGGMRGVFLTGVLQAFTDREYFPFSLIIGSSAGALTGVAYSAHQIYLARDAFFGVLLSESFIKISNILRPTKHILNLDWMVSTVIEGKETLNFQYLKHSIPVLITATEYSDNNPPSTVYLHSMKDDIITSLKASAAIPVLYRGFVEYNNRKLCDGGLLDPIPYKKALSLGYKEEDILVVVTRKKGYRKKEESFWIRYLIENYFKDSKYRYLIQALENRYLMYNSILDELEHKHKKIDIIYPPDDFNVDRLTRDPKKILEGFEQGVQSAKNFLLSYR
- a CDS encoding FecR family protein; the encoded protein is MRKVMFIYFVLIMTILLSVPCVYALEISFVVGDVIVERNGKEELAVVGMKLLQGDVVVTKNASIAELLYADKSTVRIFENTKVKVAAIQDNHENVSIINGVIKAKISKLQKGESKKVYTPTTVCAIRGTEFFVAVSDSSNSRVNMEEGSLALANPYGEVNVHGDEQATVEVAKKPLQDDNPKNPELWKNTDDKEFFLEPQKYAESYNEYLATLEQRSSMQSAEIEKFKQSSVKKDSKKLEKDMDELEKKVAVIADDYFLGDCANAAVDNVLEIYKEKKQEIFDSFNKVKEQADRVVQQQKANYEAIMAIKEAYRKSYEEIKGKHKESVEKIKEEINKVQGQ